Part of the Prunus dulcis chromosome 8, ALMONDv2, whole genome shotgun sequence genome is shown below.
CTTTCAAAGCCGCCATGGATGAACAATTTCTTAGGGGTGTTCAAGATTCAATTCAATCCGTCCAAACTGACTGGTTTAATTCATgtccaattcaattttaatcGGTTTCGATGATTTAGAGAATTGAATTGGATCCTTCAATTCCAAAACCGACATGATTGGATATATAATGCAATAACTTTTCTTGTGAGAATCCAATAAAGTCCAATACAATCCAATGTAGTTAGTTTTATGCATATTTTGGTCATGTAGGAATGTATATGAACATTTTAAGTAATTTGATGGAGTcatgtttaatatattatgaaATCAAACCAATTTTCTCTAgcatttcatttatattttaaatttaagtttGGCCAATTCCTACAGGCGTTTAAAAATTAATGGagtttttgaatgttttaaacACATAACCTCGAGTGCAAGGTAACTTCTTTTAACCACTTGGACTACAAGCCATTTGCATgatatttgacattttgaatagGCTTAAAAAGCTTATAAAGTGTCAAATTGCCGTTTAACTCATTTGACATTTCTCTTAGAGATGCTTTAGGGAGAAAATCCAACTTAGTAGTCTCTTTTTAATGGATATGTTTCAGGGCGCTATTTACTTGTCTAAGGCAGGTGTTTGGCCAATTTAGGGCTCTTTTATTTGTGgtcttcattttctgttttttttttttcttggcgTAGACTTTTGTCAGTGACGTAATAGGAACGTTCTTGTATGGTAATGCAAACAAATTTCCACATTTCCCATTATAAATACACCCACCACGATCCCCTCATACATATAACATATCCTTGGCAGCCATAATAATTAGTACAATTCTCTCCTAACCAATATGGCGTTGTGCAAGATTATTTCACTATCCCTCGTTTGCATTTTAAGCTCAGCCCTTCTCCAATCCACTCATGCCCAAGACACACCGCAAGACTACCTCCTTGCCCACAACAACGCTCGAGCGGCAGTTAATGTCGGGCCGTTGTCATGGGATGATGATGTAGCAGCCTATGCACAAGACTATGCCAATCAACACATTGGCGACTGCGTTCTTGTGCACTCTGATGGACCCTACGGCGAAAACCTTGCTGGGAGCACCGGTGACTTGTCGGGCACGTCTGCCGTGAACCTGTGGGTGGCGGAGGAGGCCGACTACGACTACGACTCTAACTCATGTGCCGACGGCAAGGTGTGTGGGCATTATACGCAGGTCGTTTGGAGCAACTCAGCTCGTCTGGGGTGTGCAAAGGTGACGTGCAACAGTGGAGGTACCTTCATCGGGTGCAACTATGATCCACCAGGCAACGTTGTTGGGCAGAAGCCTTACTAAAACCACTATATccaagctttcattttctccatATCAGTATTATCTGATGGATAAAAAAACTATGTTATAaagaataaaatgaaataagaaGTGACGGTCGATCAATTCATATTGCATCTTATCCACTGGCATGGTGGAGGCTAATAAACTTGGGTTGATATGAAGAATGACTTGCTTAGACATATATGAATGCATGCTGCGTCCAAAGTTTCTTGATCCCCATATcaatttgtattattttatCCATGAAAGATTTATTAAAGTTGTGAAAATTATAAAGGGTACAAGAACACTTCAATAAATCAGCCAAAATGCCTTCATTTCATATGACTAATTCTTGCCGACTGAGTAGCGCCAcgaaacagagaagaagacAATCTGGAAACCTAAACTCACCTACAATTAAGATGTTTCAGGCAAAACCATGACGTATGGACGTATACATGGCAGTATGTATAGTTGTTATGTTTAAAGACTCAAGCAGAACGTCACAGTTTAATCTCTataatttttaagtttaagAACTTGAGCCATACGGCACATCTtgacttctttctttcttccacGCTAGCCCTCCTCACTTGTTGCTCCATTACTTGcactttaaaaattattaaactaaTTAGTGTCCTCCTTGCCTTTTATTCTCTGCTCTCACGCTCACCCAGTAGAAAATTGAAAGTCATCATGTAAGTTGTGAAGCCTTGATCAAACAAGCATCAGCATGTCTTTTTCTGGCTCCCATTTGGTATTAATTTATAACATACTTGATTTAAAATACTTACCAAATTGCTTAAAACAAATGTAGAGTCGATTTCAGACACCGGACGGACCATTATGCTGtgcttttgtttcttcaacTGTTTGCCACGCGTTTGGATGAGTTTTTATTGATGATTCACTGTCTCCTCACATTAACATAGTCTAGAAACAGATGGACTCGTTCCATTTGAGTGATTTGCAtatgaaaagataaaaagaatgCATGATTACATTAATTCTGCAATTTCCTAGTTTCTAAAGATGTTTCGAAAAAGCCTTCTTGAAgcatgaagaaacctttgaaGACAAGAAAGAGAAGATGCAAAGCTGGAGAGATGCACTTATTGCTGTAGCCAATCTTGCTGGATGGCGTTTGAAAGATGGAGACGTAAACTATTCTTCTATTAACTAATTCTTCCTGTTTGTACCTGAAagtatttttgctttttcttgttctaaaaaatcaattgaaaatagaaaagaaaaagaaaaataactgCAGACTCTTCCATACACACACATCAATAACACAGAATTTCAGAAACAATAATCTGGAGTGTACATATTATTCATTATTAATTACTAATAGCTAGCTACCTTTATGAGAAAAGTTCTATAACCATGGAAAGAAATAGCTCTTCGTAATTAAATACTAGTACTTGTACTCAAactaataaaaagataaaacctATGAtccatttttaattttccattatatatataactgtTTTGCTTTACCTCCTACATAaatgtttcatttatttatttgcagACCCGAATCGGAAGTTGTTGAAGATATTGTAGGAATGAGTTTCACTAGATTAAACCAAACAATTTTAAGTGAATCCAAGGATTTAGTTGCGGTGGATTCTCGTATAGAAGAACTGCTTTCTTTCTTAGAGATAGGGTTGCTTGATGTTCGTATCTTAGGGATTTGGGGGATGAAGGGAATTGGCAAGACAACTCTTGCATGAGTAGTTGCTAAAAGAATATGTGCTCAGTTTGAAGTTACAGCTATCTAGCCAATGTTAGAGAGGCAACTGAAAAGCAAGGTCTAGAACATTTACAAGAGCAGCTTCTTTCAGACTTGCTGAAAAGCAATGTAAAGatacaaaatattgatatggAAGACATAATAGGGCATAGACTACGTAATAAAAAGGCTCTTATTATTGTTGATGATGTGGATGAGGTTGAGCAAATGGAAGCACTATGTGATCGGACTTGGTTTGGTCCAGGGAGTAGAATCATCATAACATCAACAGATGAAGATGTGCTACGCAGATATGCAGACAAAATATATCAGGTTAAGCTGTTAACTAATGATGAAGCTCTTCAGCTCTTTGGTTGGAAATCCTTTCAAAACTTCAGGTTgaagaaacttttctcaagctATCCAAGGACTTTTTAACATATGCTAAGGGCCTTCCATTAGCTATTAAAGTTTTGGGTTCATTCCTCTGTAATAGGCCACAAAACGCATGGTCAAGTGCATTAGATAGACTAAAAGAAAATCCCCTGAGAAAAAAATCATTGATGTCCTTAAAAGTGAGTTTTGATGGATTATCAttagaaacagaaaaaaaaaagttttttttggaCATTGCCTCCTTCTTTAAGGGAGAGAACAAAGATCGTGTAATAAGAATATTAGAAACTAGTTGTGGCTACCGTCCGGAAATTGATATAGAAATTCTCATGGAAAAATCTCTATTAACTCTATTTGGAAGAAATTTGTGGATGCATGATTTGATACAAGAATTGGGTTGGGAAATTGTTTGTTGAGAATGTCGTGAGAGGCCCGGAGAATGTAGCAGGTTGTGGCTTTACAAGGATATCATCCCTGTACTTGAAAATAATAAGGTAAGAAGTCAAATGAGTACACACAGACTCTAAGATTGTTaaaatgtatttattaaaTCTCCTTTGTATTTTGCAATAACTTATGCAGCAACTTATTCTTGGCTGTTCTTTATTAGGGAACCAGCGCAATAGAAAGCATATTCCTCAAATTGCCAAAAAAAGAGGAGGTTCTTGCaccataaaaaaagaaaagaaaaaaggtgaaTTTAAATGTGAATGCCTTCTCAAAGATGGAAAATTTAAGATTGCTCAAGATTTGGAATGGGAACTTTCATGGAAACATCGAATATCTTTCTAATGAGTTACAATTTCTGGAATGGCATGAGTGTCCTTTAAATTCTTTGCCATCAGACTTTGAATCAGATAAGCTTGTTGAACTCAACTTGTATTCGAGCCGCATTGAACAACTATGGGAGGGAGAAAAGGTAAGATCATTAATATTAATCTTATGTATGtctatattattaaatatatgTTATAAACTAGAAGTAGATGCAGAGCTATGCTTTCCAATTATGCATTTTAAAATTATCTTATTGaaagaaatttaaacaaatgtaaatatattatatttggaAGTCTTTTATTTCATAATAGCTTAATGTACAGGAAATGACTATCAGGATCTGTTTTGGTTTCGCATCAGTTCTATTGCGGGTTTGGACTTCTTTACTCTTGCCTATGTCCATGTTTCTCTGTGGTTTGTTAGTTTTTTCCTctgaccaaaagaaaagaaaatgacactATACTGCAAATCTGTAGAGAGCCTTCCGTCTTTCATTAGCTTGGAATCTCTTAAAAGTCTCACTCTGTCCGCCTGTTCAAGCCTCAAGAAGTTTCCTGACATTGAAGGAAATATGGAAAGCTTATTGGAGCTTAATCTAGATGGGACTGCCATAGAAGATTTACCTCCATCATTTGGACTTTTGACTGGTCGGTCTTGTTTGAATTTAGGAGACTGCAAAAACCTTTTGTGTCTTCCTAGTAGCATTAAATATTTGACATCTCTGAAAAACCTCATTCTAGCAGGTTGCTCAAAACTTGATGGCATACCTGAGAATCttaattgttttgaatttctGGAGATGCTTGATCTAAGTGGAACTGCTTTAAGACAAACGTCATCCTTTGCAGGTATAAACAATCATgtgccttttatttttggtggtGGGGTGGATGGGACCATTCATGTATGTTCCCAGAAATTTATTGCTTGCCTAATTTTATGCCTATTTTATTCTCAGGTTTAAGTTCTTTGAAAAATCTAAACTTAAGTGACTGCAATTTGATAGAGGGAGCACTTCTTAATGGTCTTGCAAGTTTATACTCAAAAATATTACATTTACGTGGTAATAAGTTTGTTCAGCTACCTGAAAGCTTAAACATCCGGACGTGAGCAATTGTGGTAGGCTTCAATTGATGCCTAAGGAGCTTCCATCAAGTCTTCAACATCTGAGTGCCCAGGATTGCACATCATTAATAGGCTCTCCAAATGAGTTCAAAATATGGGCTTCACCTGTCTCAGGAACAACTACTTTCAATTGCTTCAATTCTTCCCAAAATCTAAACATTCTACCTTTAATTATACGAAACTGTGACTCCATCATCATCTGTCCTGGGAAGTGCTGAACAGAGTCtgatttataattttcatatgCCAACTGAAATTCTTCGAAAAGACTttgaactctctctctctctctctctctctctctctctctctctctctctctctctctgtgattcGCGCACATATGCACAAAGGcattaaaaaaacagagcCTCTGTGCTTTTCATAACTGAtaatcctttttctttcatgttCACAGTTATTAGATTATAGGTCACGTCCCATACAGGCTGTTTGTAATCTTGAAGGTATTATTCCAGAATGGTTCAACCATGTAGTTAGCGGGAATTTCATCAAACTCCAGCTATCTCAAGATTTGAAGGATGATAGGAACTGGATGGGGGTTGCCCTATGTGTTGAGTTTTCAGTCAAGGGGACTCATGAATCTGAAGTGGAACTAGAACTAATGAATCAGAttgattcaaattcaaaaacttttTACTTATATCATTGCACATTGGGGACTGAGGAATTTGCAATGGAACCAGACCTCCTTACCTCTGCCCAAATGTTTCGCAAGTTCATTACATTTAAACCTCGggttttttgtgtgttgtaTGTACCTTGTCTGCACATTTCAGAGACGTTAAATAAATCGGTTGTGTTGTGGGCTTCATTTAGAATCGCTATACCATGCGTAAAGGTCCAGAAGTGTGGGATTCGTCTACCATACAAGCAAGATGTTCCAGGGTTTATCGAAACATTCATGCAGTATTTTGATGGTTCAAAGTGCAATCTAATCGGAGATTATGAAGCTATATCGGAATCTGGATGGTTTAAACTACTGGACAAATTTTGGAGATGGtagaatttaattttctaagaAGTATATACATTACTTCTTAATTTAAACTTGTTCATCATTGATGTGACATAGTATTCATTCTTCTATGAATTCgtctttgaatttttctctTGTATTTGGTATATTTGATTGCAGGGGGAGATCAGTTCCTACTTCTGAAGAAAGCTCTGTAAATCTGCTGAGAATAAGAAGTGGATGGGATTTGCTCTATGCGCGTTATTTGCAGTAGACCGGCGTAAACTAAAACAGCCCTTTAGTTTTTCCTGTCATCtccaaattaataatttttttgcagAAGTATCTACAATTGTTAAGAGAACGGGTCTCTCTAATGGAATATCTGATTATAAAGATGGACTTGTGGTCGCTTACGTCTCATGGACACAGTTTCTGGAACACTACTTTATTGGAGCAAGTCCAACTAATAGCATGATCTGCACTTTGTTTAGAACAGATACCCCTGGTATAGAGGTTCAAATCTGTGGATTCCGTATTTTGTACCGGCAAGATTTACAAGGGTTTGTCGAGACAGTTACCGGCTGCATGTCACACACCTCGGATACCCCCTTTGAAATTTATGATCCTTATGTGGTAAATCATAGATAAAATTTGGCATTGCGACGTCCTATTAGTGTCTATCTTGAGGCAATGACAAAATGGGAAACTTATGAAGAAGGCTCCATAAATCTGCTGATAAGGAACCTTGAGTCCGTTCTTCGAAGATACgttcagctctctctctctctctctctctctctctctctctctctctctctctcagaaatTAAACATTATTTGATCTACATTTTCCTGCAGGGACTAAAGCATGCATGTCAACCCTATCAGTTTTTCCTAAGTGGTACCCCAGAGTGACTTGGGTCCTCCGTGTCAATTGAGCTACCTCCGAATCTACACAAGTGTAAGAAGTGGATGGGATTTGCTCTGTGTTTCACTTGCAGTGGACAGAAATAAATTAAGGGAGACGGGTTATCATTTTACTTGTCGATTCCGAATGGAAGACATTGATACAGAGCTGAACATCGATTTAAGCTCGTCTGAATCTTATGAAAGTCAACTTTAGGTTATTTACATACCGCGAGCACAGTTCCCTGAACAGTTTTTACTCATTCAAGTCGCATCCGCACTACTTTTGTGCAGAGTCCTGGTGTGGAGCTTAAAATGTATGGCTTTCGTGTTCTGTACCAGAAAGATTTAGAAGGGTTTGTTCAGACAATCATCCAGTGCATTTTACGCGGCCCAGATATCCTCGTTGGTTACTATAATGATTTGGTTGTAGCAGATTGGTTAGGTTTGGTTAGATTGCAAAGCTGTAAAGTCAACGACCTTTGAGAGGTAGCAGAAATCAGG
Proteins encoded:
- the LOC117638029 gene encoding pathogenesis-related protein 1-like, producing the protein MALCKIISLSLVCILSSALLQSTHAQDTPQDYLLAHNNARAAVNVGPLSWDDDVAAYAQDYANQHIGDCVLVHSDGPYGENLAGSTGDLSGTSAVNLWVAEEADYDYDSNSCADGKVCGHYTQVVWSNSARLGCAKVTCNSGGTFIGCNYDPPGNVVGQKPY